A genomic segment from Microbacterium sp. SORGH_AS_0428 encodes:
- a CDS encoding helix-turn-helix transcriptional regulator: MGDDVDGSAEAWRFATGILLRVFGGDAAVELAGACARADAAPNRADRALCRVAATIAAVIACRFPDAAAHARRALDESEGCSPPVARLASAAMLTADAMAGTDHAHRLGVDAAAVTAALTQTDEGALLTRYLLAEAALSSGGFDAADALIRGAALAPGQVVTDGAQHADPAAVALQLLAARSGAFHGRRDDVRAIAEGLFRSAAIVPPRALVVLQAIGSYGAAVAGDRERFFTLADAVIARTRRDENYLSVGSSLYVAWGFRAVGQLQRAAALLVSAAGADLSRCKVWDRAFATEVLVEAALSRGDTYRAGVLLRRSGALARHRVAASSLTRARGALALSQGQVADAEALAAASVRIDEAAGAATEVLRGELVRADALAASEPAAALELLLRLARQADAVGYERHRLLAARRWRELAGRVSGARGDLAVMTEKQRAVAVLLAEGNTNAAIAQVLYLSPRTVQSHVEDILRITGAPTRGRAAALLGPRRGLDLGQLSPRQRQIAALAAAGRRNAEIAASVGLSVKTVEHHLAEALHRLGLPSRAGLATVAFEPLEPEPADLSG; this comes from the coding sequence GTGGGCGACGACGTCGACGGCAGCGCCGAAGCGTGGCGGTTCGCCACGGGCATCCTGCTGCGCGTCTTCGGCGGTGACGCGGCCGTCGAACTCGCGGGTGCGTGTGCGCGCGCGGATGCGGCGCCGAACCGTGCCGACCGCGCGCTCTGCCGTGTCGCCGCCACGATCGCCGCGGTGATCGCCTGCCGGTTTCCGGATGCGGCTGCGCACGCTCGTCGCGCACTGGACGAGAGCGAGGGCTGCTCGCCTCCCGTCGCGCGCCTGGCATCGGCGGCGATGCTGACCGCGGATGCCATGGCGGGCACCGATCACGCCCACCGCCTCGGCGTGGATGCGGCGGCCGTCACCGCTGCCCTCACGCAAACGGACGAGGGGGCGCTGCTGACGCGATATCTGCTGGCCGAGGCTGCGCTCAGCTCGGGCGGCTTCGACGCCGCCGACGCGCTGATTCGCGGGGCGGCGCTCGCTCCCGGACAGGTGGTGACGGACGGCGCCCAGCACGCCGACCCGGCCGCGGTGGCCCTGCAGCTGCTCGCCGCGCGCAGCGGCGCGTTCCACGGGCGCCGCGACGACGTCAGGGCGATCGCCGAAGGGCTCTTCCGCAGTGCCGCGATCGTGCCGCCGCGGGCGCTCGTGGTGCTGCAGGCCATCGGAAGCTACGGTGCCGCGGTCGCCGGCGACCGGGAGCGCTTCTTCACCCTCGCGGATGCGGTGATCGCGCGCACGCGCCGGGACGAGAACTACCTCTCCGTCGGATCGTCCCTGTACGTCGCGTGGGGCTTCCGCGCGGTCGGACAGCTGCAGCGCGCCGCCGCGCTGCTCGTGTCGGCGGCGGGCGCCGACCTGTCGCGCTGCAAAGTGTGGGACCGTGCGTTCGCCACGGAAGTGCTCGTCGAGGCGGCGCTGTCGCGCGGCGACACCTACCGCGCGGGCGTCCTGCTGCGTCGCAGCGGCGCTTTGGCCCGCCATCGTGTGGCGGCCTCGTCGCTGACTCGCGCGCGCGGTGCGCTGGCACTGTCGCAGGGTCAGGTGGCGGACGCGGAGGCGCTGGCCGCGGCATCCGTGCGCATCGACGAGGCGGCGGGAGCGGCGACCGAGGTGCTGCGCGGCGAGCTCGTGCGCGCGGACGCGCTCGCCGCCTCCGAACCCGCGGCGGCACTGGAGCTGTTGCTGCGCCTTGCGCGGCAAGCGGATGCGGTGGGCTACGAGCGCCATCGCCTGCTCGCCGCCCGTCGCTGGCGCGAACTCGCCGGACGCGTCAGCGGCGCGCGGGGCGACCTGGCCGTCATGACCGAGAAGCAGCGCGCGGTGGCGGTGCTCCTCGCGGAGGGGAACACGAACGCCGCCATCGCGCAGGTGCTCTACCTCTCGCCGCGTACCGTCCAGAGCCACGTCGAGGACATCCTGCGCATCACGGGAGCGCCGACGCGCGGTCGCGCGGCAGCCCTCCTCGGTCCGCGGCGGGGGCTGGATCTGGGACAGCTGAGCCCGCGTCAGCGCCAGATCGCCGCTCTCGCGGCGGCGGGACGCCGCAACGCCGAGATCGCCGCATCCGTCGGGCTCAGCGTGAAGACCGTCGAACACCACCTCGCCGAGGCTCTGCACCGGCTCGGCCTGCCGTCCCGAGCGGGGCTCGCCACGGTGGCCTTCGAGCCTCTCGAGCCGGAGCCGGCCGACCTCAGCGGGTGA
- a CDS encoding DUF3558 family protein, with the protein MKSLKPLVLVAAALVLTGCSQTATDTAEPAGSSAAAGADSGSAPAPEAGSGTGDACALVPSADIAAALGVDAIEGVAAEGQQGLQQCTWAYADTHSAIAQYTADADAFLPAELYPQGENAQPIPGVTRGWADASIGTILVVKGNEGLLLVDIDPGGSGADPTLWTSLGETIASRF; encoded by the coding sequence GTGAAATCTCTCAAGCCGCTCGTCCTGGTCGCGGCAGCCCTGGTGCTCACCGGCTGTTCGCAGACCGCGACGGACACGGCCGAGCCCGCGGGGAGCTCGGCCGCGGCGGGCGCCGATTCGGGTTCGGCGCCCGCGCCCGAGGCGGGGTCGGGCACGGGCGACGCCTGCGCGCTCGTGCCCTCCGCCGACATCGCCGCAGCGCTCGGTGTCGACGCGATCGAGGGGGTGGCCGCAGAGGGGCAGCAGGGTCTGCAGCAGTGCACCTGGGCCTATGCCGACACGCACAGCGCCATCGCCCAGTACACCGCCGACGCCGATGCCTTCCTTCCCGCAGAGCTCTATCCGCAGGGTGAGAACGCGCAGCCGATCCCCGGCGTCACCCGCGGCTGGGCCGATGCCTCGATCGGCACGATCCTGGTCGTGAAGGGTAACGAGGGCCTGCTGCTCGTCGACATCGACCCGGGCGGCTCCGGAGCCGACCCGACCCTGTGGACGAGCCTCGGGGAGACCATCGCGAGCCGCTTCTGA
- a CDS encoding DUF808 domain-containing protein, whose product MSVGLLAVVDDILTAAIKASAKTAGVVIDDAAVTPQYVQGITPARELPVVWKIALGSLINKFVIIIPIALLLTAFAPWVLPFLLILGGGFLCFEGAEKVLEWFGAHHEDADDDSPRDEKKLVFGAVRTDLILSTEIMLIALSSLDPDFGIWMTLGALLVIGLAMTALVYGAVALLVKIDDIGLRLMKSDARRIRRFGVRVVASMPAVFRVISVVGTVAMLWVGGHLVVGNLAETLWDGPEHLVHAVTHLVEAAGPVVEWLIETALSAVFGLALGLVIVAVVTGISRLTTRGTRADAGH is encoded by the coding sequence ATGTCGGTCGGCCTGCTCGCCGTCGTCGATGACATCCTGACCGCCGCCATCAAGGCGAGCGCGAAGACCGCAGGCGTCGTGATCGACGACGCCGCCGTCACCCCGCAGTACGTGCAGGGCATCACGCCGGCACGGGAGCTGCCGGTGGTGTGGAAGATCGCGCTCGGCAGCCTCATCAACAAGTTCGTCATCATCATCCCGATCGCGCTGCTGCTGACCGCGTTCGCGCCGTGGGTCCTGCCTTTCCTGCTGATCCTGGGCGGCGGGTTCCTCTGCTTCGAGGGCGCAGAGAAGGTCCTCGAGTGGTTCGGTGCGCACCACGAGGATGCGGATGACGACTCCCCGCGCGACGAGAAGAAGCTCGTGTTCGGCGCCGTCCGCACCGACCTCATCCTCAGCACCGAGATCATGCTGATCGCGCTCTCGAGCCTCGACCCCGATTTCGGCATCTGGATGACCCTCGGCGCGCTTCTGGTCATCGGCCTCGCCATGACCGCCCTGGTCTACGGCGCGGTCGCGCTGCTGGTGAAGATCGACGACATCGGGCTGCGCCTCATGAAGAGCGACGCCCGCCGCATCCGCCGTTTCGGTGTGCGCGTCGTCGCGTCGATGCCGGCCGTGTTCCGGGTCATCAGCGTCGTCGGCACCGTCGCCATGCTCTGGGTCGGCGGTCACCTGGTCGTGGGCAATCTGGCCGAGACGCTCTGGGACGGACCCGAGCACCTGGTACACGCGGTCACGCACCTCGTGGAGGCGGCCGGCCCCGTCGTGGAGTGGCTCATCGAGACGGCGCTGTCCGCCGTCTTCGGGCTCGCGCTCGGACTCGTGATCGTGGCCGTCGTCACCGGAATCTCCCGTCTGACCACGCGCGGCACCCGCGCGGATGCGGGCCACTGA
- a CDS encoding LacI family DNA-binding transcriptional regulator gives MQNEPSLPSGASAGAAPARGKRKGETRKATIGDVAAMARVSKSAVSFVFNGRGGVGEEARARILDAAAALNWKPDARARALSRSRAQALGYIVRREPELFSTDPFFPQFIAGVESTLSGEGYALVLQVVDSEETERAAYASFANEARVDGVFLGDLRIGDQRPVELAELGLPYVLVGPDAPSGAGPDPIGLDDAAGVRRAVRHLHALGHRRIAHVGGSDRYVHSAVRRRAWEDEMAELGLEPGATVVADFTGAAGARATHELLDLAAAPTAIIYANDLMAIAGMSAAIDRGLRVPADLSVVGFDDIPLAPYVVPPLTTVRQDVIQWGRASARVLISLVEGREPAPIELPPVEFIMRGSTGPVRAGA, from the coding sequence GTGCAGAACGAGCCTTCCCTTCCCAGCGGTGCGAGCGCCGGTGCTGCTCCCGCTCGGGGCAAGCGCAAGGGCGAGACCCGCAAGGCCACGATCGGAGACGTGGCCGCGATGGCCCGTGTCTCCAAGAGCGCGGTCTCCTTCGTCTTCAACGGTCGCGGCGGTGTGGGCGAGGAGGCGCGGGCGCGGATCCTGGATGCGGCCGCGGCCCTCAACTGGAAGCCGGATGCCCGTGCCCGCGCCCTCTCGCGCAGCCGGGCGCAGGCGCTCGGTTACATCGTGCGGCGCGAGCCGGAGCTCTTCAGCACCGACCCGTTCTTCCCGCAGTTCATCGCCGGTGTCGAGAGCACGCTGTCCGGCGAGGGTTACGCTCTCGTGCTGCAGGTCGTCGACAGCGAGGAGACCGAGCGCGCGGCGTACGCGAGTTTTGCCAACGAGGCGCGCGTGGACGGGGTCTTCCTCGGTGATCTGCGGATCGGCGACCAGCGGCCCGTCGAGCTGGCAGAGCTCGGTCTGCCCTACGTTCTCGTCGGACCGGACGCGCCCTCCGGCGCGGGCCCGGATCCCATCGGCCTCGACGACGCCGCGGGGGTGCGTCGGGCCGTGCGTCACCTTCATGCGCTCGGACACCGGCGCATCGCGCACGTCGGGGGCTCCGATCGTTACGTCCATTCCGCGGTGCGTCGCCGGGCATGGGAAGACGAGATGGCCGAACTCGGGCTCGAGCCGGGCGCCACGGTCGTCGCCGACTTCACCGGAGCGGCAGGTGCCAGGGCCACACATGAGCTGCTCGATCTGGCGGCGGCGCCCACCGCGATCATCTACGCCAACGACCTGATGGCGATCGCCGGGATGTCGGCCGCGATCGACCGTGGTCTGCGTGTGCCCGCCGACCTGTCCGTCGTGGGCTTCGACGACATCCCGCTCGCGCCCTACGTGGTGCCTCCGTTGACCACCGTCCGGCAGGACGTCATCCAGTGGGGGCGGGCGAGCGCGCGGGTGCTCATCTCCCTCGTGGAGGGGCGGGAACCCGCCCCGATCGAACTGCCCCCCGTCGAGTTCATCATGCGTGGCAGCACGGGCCCGGTGCGCGCCGGCGCGTGA
- a CDS encoding sugar ABC transporter permease: MTALISRRDGSPRRRRRLQRWLGENPLGMLLSAPYVAFVVVVFLVPFGFGIWMSFHDFFFTAPGVQVPQPFVGLDNFAQVLADPQVHQAFLNLLVFLVINVPLTVVLGLLLSSGLNAVVHWKGFFRVAYYIPYVTASVATIAVWIFLFNGNGVVNTLLGELAPNPTWLANPAIIMPLIAVYVTWKNLGFYILLYLAALQNVPQEQYEAAQLDGAGRWQRFRSVTLPGVAPVTSLVILLSIITTGQIFTEPYLLTGGGPNGASLTPALLMYQKGIQQGQPDIAAAIGMILVLLVMIVSLVSRRLTERKN; this comes from the coding sequence GTGACTGCGCTCATCAGCCGACGCGACGGGTCACCGCGCCGCCGCCGACGCCTCCAGCGGTGGCTGGGCGAGAACCCCCTCGGGATGCTGCTGAGCGCGCCGTACGTGGCGTTCGTCGTCGTGGTCTTCCTCGTGCCCTTCGGCTTCGGCATCTGGATGTCGTTCCACGACTTCTTCTTCACGGCGCCCGGCGTGCAGGTTCCCCAGCCGTTCGTCGGCCTCGACAACTTCGCACAGGTGCTGGCCGACCCGCAGGTGCACCAGGCGTTCCTGAACCTGCTCGTGTTCCTCGTGATCAACGTGCCGCTGACCGTCGTGCTGGGTCTGCTCCTGTCCAGCGGCCTGAACGCGGTCGTGCATTGGAAGGGCTTCTTCCGCGTCGCGTACTACATCCCCTACGTGACGGCGTCGGTGGCGACCATCGCCGTGTGGATCTTCCTCTTCAACGGCAACGGCGTGGTGAACACGCTGCTGGGTGAGCTCGCACCGAACCCGACCTGGCTCGCCAACCCCGCGATCATCATGCCGCTGATCGCGGTCTACGTGACCTGGAAGAACCTCGGCTTCTACATCCTGCTGTATCTCGCAGCTCTCCAGAATGTGCCCCAGGAGCAGTACGAGGCGGCTCAGCTCGACGGCGCCGGCCGGTGGCAGCGCTTCCGCTCGGTGACCCTGCCCGGGGTGGCGCCGGTGACCTCGCTCGTCATCCTGTTGTCGATCATCACGACGGGGCAGATCTTCACCGAGCCCTACCTGCTCACCGGTGGCGGACCCAACGGCGCCTCCCTCACCCCCGCGCTGTTGATGTACCAGAAGGGCATCCAGCAGGGGCAGCCGGACATCGCGGCCGCGATCGGCATGATCCTCGTGCTGCTCGTGATGATCGTGTCGCTCGTGTCGCGTCGCCTCACCGAGAGGAAGAACTGA
- a CDS encoding carbohydrate ABC transporter permease, with protein sequence MASIAPRTRRAKEQPRSVGTSRALAALRFAALGLGALAALVPFYYMVLGALQRQRDTTLFGLLPLPGNLTLDNFVEVNESINLFRSLLNSLIMTAGVVGCTLVFGLLVGYALSVLQFRGQGLVFALVLLVQAIPFQLLMIPLYVMVVRYFNLADSYLGMILPFAINSVAVLIFRQYFLQIPKEIFDAARIDGAGELRILRSIAVPLVRPAVLTAMLVTFIGPWNEFLWPFLVTKDANLQTLAVSLANFSQSNGSFLANPMGAVLAGACVLAVPVVVLFLAFQRHFTSANLGSAVKG encoded by the coding sequence ATGGCCTCGATCGCTCCGCGCACCCGTCGTGCGAAGGAACAGCCCCGCTCGGTCGGCACCTCCCGCGCCCTCGCGGCGCTTCGCTTCGCTGCGCTGGGCCTGGGCGCCCTCGCCGCGCTCGTGCCGTTCTACTACATGGTGCTCGGCGCGTTGCAGCGCCAGCGCGACACGACCCTGTTCGGGCTGCTCCCCCTCCCGGGAAACCTGACGCTCGACAACTTCGTCGAGGTCAACGAGTCGATCAACCTGTTCCGGTCGCTGCTGAACTCGCTGATCATGACGGCGGGCGTCGTGGGCTGCACGCTCGTGTTCGGGCTGCTCGTGGGCTACGCGCTTTCGGTGCTGCAGTTCCGCGGCCAGGGGCTGGTGTTCGCCCTCGTGCTGCTCGTGCAGGCCATTCCGTTCCAGTTGCTCATGATCCCGCTGTACGTGATGGTCGTGCGCTACTTCAACCTGGCCGACAGCTACCTGGGCATGATCCTCCCGTTCGCGATCAACTCCGTCGCCGTGCTGATCTTCCGGCAGTACTTCCTCCAGATCCCGAAGGAGATCTTCGACGCGGCGCGCATCGACGGAGCCGGTGAGCTGCGGATCCTCCGCTCGATCGCCGTACCGCTGGTTCGTCCCGCCGTGCTGACCGCGATGCTCGTCACCTTCATCGGCCCGTGGAACGAGTTCCTGTGGCCGTTCCTGGTCACGAAGGACGCCAACCTGCAGACCCTGGCGGTGAGCCTCGCGAACTTCTCGCAGTCGAACGGCTCCTTCCTCGCGAACCCGATGGGGGCGGTGCTCGCCGGTGCGTGCGTGCTCGCCGTTCCTGTCGTCGTGCTCTTCCTCGCCTTCCAGCGGCACTTCACCTCGGCGAACCTCGGTTCGGCCGTGAAGGGCTGA